One Nisaea sediminum genomic window carries:
- the ptsP gene encoding phosphoenolpyruvate--protein phosphotransferase, whose protein sequence is MTAAVEHNGFGRNSRSMLRRLRDVMAEARAPQDRLDSITSIIAADMAAEVCSIYVRRSDNLLELSSTEGLNKDAVHRTLMHFGEGLVGDIAARAQSLALSDAQSHPKFAYRPETGEEIYQSLAGVPVMRADRVLGVLVVQNRSRRQYSDEEIETLETFAMVLAELLANGVFGDQAPKHDTPLRLAGQTVAPGIGIGVAYFHQQSTAIRRVVADNPAVEKDRLETAMREVRDHIDTLLAAPDLAEVGEHRDVLETFRMIAHDRGWLTRMNDAIDNGLTAEAAVQRARADMRARLGSVQNPYLRERLADFDDLANRLLSRLAGEEENGDAAAIAEDQPYVVVARSMGPAELLEYDRHNLTGLVLEEGSATAHVAIVARALDIPVLGNIPGLLSEVNPGDRLIVDADNNQVLLRPTEDVQEYFHAGLKARAETKARYQALRDLPARTLDGVDVTLLLNVGLMFDLQQLDATGAAGIGLYRTEIPFMVRRDIPDVEQQTDVYRRVLEAANGRPVTFRTLDAGGDKHIQAFDHDPGDNPALGWRSLRISVDHPSLLRNQLRAIFRAAAGAPVDLMFPMVSTVAEFDAARAILDRELERAIRHGAPLPRNLRLGSMLEVPSLAWQLPEILKRVDFLSVGSNDLQQFFFAADRGDQRVTHRYDPVSVPFLRLLKQIADACHEMDKPLTLCGEMAGSRIGALALIGIGYRRLSMASASIGPVKETVRAINYTDLETFMSNLLKSREGRLVEHLKAFSRDHQIPA, encoded by the coding sequence ATGACGGCGGCGGTCGAGCATAACGGCTTCGGCCGCAACTCCCGCTCCATGTTGCGCCGCCTGCGCGACGTGATGGCGGAGGCACGCGCGCCGCAGGACCGTCTCGACAGCATCACCTCGATCATTGCCGCCGACATGGCGGCGGAGGTCTGCTCGATCTACGTCCGCCGCTCGGACAACCTGCTCGAACTCTCGTCGACAGAGGGCCTCAACAAGGACGCGGTCCACCGGACCCTGATGCATTTCGGCGAGGGTCTCGTCGGGGACATCGCCGCTCGGGCCCAGTCGCTCGCCCTCTCCGACGCACAGTCGCACCCGAAATTCGCCTACCGGCCGGAAACCGGTGAGGAGATCTACCAGTCGCTCGCCGGCGTGCCCGTCATGCGTGCCGACCGGGTCCTGGGCGTACTCGTGGTTCAGAACCGGTCCCGGCGGCAATATTCCGACGAGGAGATCGAGACCCTCGAAACCTTCGCCATGGTGCTGGCCGAACTGCTCGCCAACGGCGTGTTCGGCGATCAGGCCCCGAAGCACGACACGCCGCTCCGGCTCGCCGGCCAGACCGTCGCGCCCGGGATCGGAATCGGCGTCGCCTATTTCCACCAGCAGAGCACGGCCATCCGCCGTGTGGTCGCCGATAACCCGGCAGTCGAGAAAGACCGGCTGGAAACCGCGATGCGGGAAGTCCGCGATCACATCGACACACTGCTCGCGGCACCGGACCTCGCCGAGGTCGGCGAGCACCGGGACGTGCTCGAGACCTTCCGCATGATCGCGCACGATCGCGGCTGGCTGACGCGGATGAACGACGCCATCGACAACGGTCTGACCGCCGAGGCGGCGGTGCAGCGCGCCCGTGCCGACATGCGGGCGCGGCTCGGATCGGTGCAGAACCCCTACCTTCGCGAGAGGCTCGCGGATTTCGACGATCTCGCCAACCGCCTGCTCTCAAGACTCGCGGGCGAGGAGGAGAACGGCGACGCCGCGGCGATCGCCGAGGATCAGCCCTATGTCGTCGTGGCCCGCTCCATGGGGCCGGCAGAACTCCTGGAATACGACCGCCACAACCTGACGGGGCTCGTGCTCGAGGAAGGCTCTGCGACCGCGCATGTCGCAATCGTGGCCCGTGCGCTCGATATCCCTGTCCTCGGCAACATTCCGGGCCTGCTGAGCGAGGTCAATCCGGGCGACCGTCTGATCGTCGACGCCGACAACAATCAGGTCCTGCTGCGGCCCACCGAGGACGTGCAGGAGTATTTCCATGCCGGCCTGAAGGCGCGCGCGGAGACCAAGGCCCGCTACCAGGCCCTGCGGGATCTGCCGGCCCGAACCCTCGACGGCGTGGACGTCACGCTCCTGCTGAATGTCGGATTGATGTTCGACCTGCAGCAACTCGACGCGACCGGTGCGGCCGGGATCGGGCTCTACCGCACCGAGATCCCGTTCATGGTCCGGCGCGACATTCCCGACGTCGAGCAGCAGACGGACGTCTACCGCCGGGTGCTGGAAGCCGCGAATGGCCGCCCGGTCACTTTCCGGACTCTGGATGCCGGCGGCGACAAACACATCCAGGCCTTCGATCACGATCCGGGCGACAACCCGGCGCTCGGCTGGCGCTCGCTCCGGATCTCGGTCGACCATCCGAGCCTGCTGAGAAACCAGCTCCGCGCGATCTTCCGCGCCGCGGCGGGCGCGCCCGTCGATCTGATGTTTCCGATGGTCTCCACGGTCGCGGAATTCGATGCCGCGCGGGCGATCCTCGACAGGGAACTCGAACGCGCCATCCGCCATGGGGCCCCCTTGCCGAGAAACCTTCGCCTCGGCAGCATGCTCGAAGTGCCGTCACTTGCATGGCAACTTCCCGAGATCTTGAAGCGGGTCGATTTTCTTTCAGTCGGCAGCAATGATCTGCAGCAGTTCTTCTTCGCCGCCGACCGTGGAGACCAGCGGGTGACACATCGCTACGATCCAGTCTCCGTGCCTTTCCTCAGGCTGCTGAAACAGATCGCCGATGCCTGTCATGAAATGGATAAGCCATTGACTCTCTGCGGAGAGATGGCGGGCTCGCGGATCGGCGCACTGGCCCTGATCGGCATTGGCTATCGCCGCCTGTCGATGGCTTCGGCCTCTATCGGCCCCGTAAAAGAGACCGTAAGAGCAATCAATTACACCGATCTCGAAACATTTATGTCTAATTTATTGAAATCACGAGAAGGCCGTCTTGTGGAACATCTCAAGGCGTTTTCACGGGATCATCAGATACCCGCCTGA
- a CDS encoding aspartate kinase, which yields MARIVQKFGGTSVADIERIRNVALRVKKEVDAGNEVAVVVSAMAGVTNQLVAYAREMSVLHDAREYDAIVATGEQVTSGLLAMALQNLGINARSWLGWQLPFKTDGVHSKARIESIETAEIIKRFEQGQVAVLAGFQGIGPDNRITTLGRGGSDTTAVALAAALNADRCDIYTDVDGVYTTNPRIVPSARKIEKITYEEMLELASQGAKVLETRSVALAMRNNVRLQVLSSFVDAPGTLICDEDEIVEQNVVSGIAYSPEEAKVTVRHVPDRPGVAASIFGSLADAAVNVDMIVQNVTEDGNTTDMTFTIGKTDLERAKQVLEKLRDELGFREINADPNVAKVSVVGVGMRSQPGVAKTMFRTLSDKGINIQVISTSEIKVSVLIAAEYTELAVRALHTAYGLDGPPAS from the coding sequence GAAGTCGACGCGGGCAACGAGGTCGCGGTCGTCGTCTCGGCCATGGCCGGGGTGACCAACCAGCTCGTCGCCTATGCGCGCGAGATGAGCGTGCTGCATGACGCGCGGGAATACGACGCCATCGTCGCGACCGGCGAACAGGTGACAAGCGGCCTCCTCGCGATGGCGCTGCAAAATCTCGGTATCAACGCCCGATCGTGGCTCGGCTGGCAGCTACCGTTCAAGACCGACGGCGTGCACAGCAAGGCGCGGATCGAGAGCATCGAGACCGCGGAGATCATCAAGCGCTTCGAACAGGGCCAGGTCGCCGTGCTGGCCGGTTTCCAGGGCATCGGCCCGGACAACCGGATCACCACGCTGGGTCGCGGCGGCTCAGACACCACGGCGGTCGCTCTGGCGGCGGCGCTGAACGCGGACCGCTGCGATATCTACACCGACGTCGACGGGGTCTATACGACGAACCCGCGGATCGTGCCCTCGGCGCGGAAGATCGAAAAGATCACCTACGAGGAAATGTTGGAACTGGCCTCGCAGGGGGCCAAGGTACTGGAGACGCGCTCCGTCGCGCTCGCCATGCGGAACAATGTCAGGCTGCAGGTGCTCTCGAGCTTCGTCGACGCTCCCGGCACCCTGATCTGTGATGAGGATGAGATCGTGGAACAGAATGTCGTCAGCGGCATCGCCTACAGCCCCGAAGAGGCAAAAGTCACCGTGCGCCACGTGCCGGACCGTCCGGGCGTCGCCGCCTCCATCTTCGGCAGCCTCGCCGACGCGGCGGTCAATGTGGACATGATCGTCCAGAACGTGACCGAGGACGGCAACACCACGGACATGACCTTCACCATCGGCAAGACCGATCTGGAACGTGCCAAGCAGGTGCTTGAGAAGCTGCGCGACGAACTCGGTTTCCGCGAGATCAATGCGGATCCGAATGTCGCGAAGGTCTCCGTCGTTGGCGTCGGCATGCGCTCGCAGCCGGGCGTCGCGAAGACCATGTTCCGCACGCTCTCCGACAAGGGAATCAACATCCAGGTGATCTCGACCTCAGAGATCAAGGTCAGCGTCCTGATCGCCGCCGAATATACCGAACTCGCGGTCCGCGCCCTTCATACCGCCTACGGCCTCGACGGCCCGCCGGCAAGCTGA